In Prescottella soli, a genomic segment contains:
- a CDS encoding DHA2 family efflux MFS transporter permease subunit yields the protein MTTPNSTTGPQPGAPESDKIDGAVLKIASVVVLGAIMSILDVTVVSVAVPTFIETFDTTYAVVAWTMTAYTLALATVIPITGWAADRFGTKRLYMSALVLFVVGSVLCAFAWNIESLIAFRVIQGFGGGMLMPLGMTIMTRAAGPERVGRVMAVLGIPMLLGPICGPILGGWLIDAASWHWIFLINLPVGIVALTAAFKLLPKDKPSPSQAFDFVGMLLLSPGLALFLFGVSSIPETGTIASARVLVSAGIGLVLIIGFVFHALRKDHPLIDLRLFKNRQLTVAVLTTSTFIVAFMGAGLLFPSYFIQVRGESTLAAGLLLAPQGIGAMVTMPIAGRLVDKIGPGKIVLTGLPLIALGMFSFTQLSSDSPYWLLLGSLFVQGLGMGCTMMPLMTAAMVTLKNEMIARGSTLMNIVQQTAGSIGTATMSVILTNQLLDRGLTNETVMAQHFDQVVATEPPGMPEHILGAAAEAFGNTFTVAFVLVLCTLIPAFFLPRRRVTPTTEDVQPVMMH from the coding sequence ATGACGACGCCCAACTCGACGACCGGACCCCAACCCGGGGCCCCCGAGTCGGACAAGATCGACGGCGCGGTCCTCAAGATCGCCTCCGTGGTGGTGCTCGGTGCCATCATGTCCATCCTCGACGTCACCGTGGTCAGTGTCGCGGTGCCGACGTTCATCGAAACGTTCGATACCACCTATGCAGTCGTCGCCTGGACGATGACCGCCTACACGCTGGCACTGGCCACCGTCATCCCGATCACGGGCTGGGCGGCCGACCGGTTCGGCACCAAGCGGCTGTACATGTCGGCACTCGTGCTCTTCGTGGTGGGTTCCGTGCTGTGTGCCTTCGCCTGGAACATCGAGTCGCTCATCGCGTTCCGCGTGATCCAGGGCTTCGGTGGCGGCATGCTGATGCCGCTCGGCATGACGATCATGACCCGCGCGGCGGGTCCGGAGCGTGTCGGCCGCGTCATGGCGGTCCTCGGTATCCCGATGCTGCTGGGCCCGATCTGCGGTCCGATCCTGGGTGGCTGGCTGATCGACGCCGCCAGCTGGCACTGGATCTTCCTCATCAACCTGCCCGTCGGCATCGTCGCGCTGACGGCCGCGTTCAAGTTGCTGCCCAAGGACAAGCCGAGCCCGTCGCAGGCGTTCGACTTCGTCGGCATGCTGCTGCTCTCGCCCGGTCTGGCGCTGTTCCTGTTCGGTGTGTCGTCGATCCCGGAGACCGGCACCATCGCCTCGGCCCGTGTTCTCGTCTCGGCCGGCATCGGACTGGTGCTGATCATCGGATTCGTGTTCCACGCGCTGCGCAAGGATCACCCGTTGATCGACCTGCGTCTGTTCAAGAACCGGCAGCTGACGGTCGCGGTGCTCACCACGTCGACGTTCATCGTCGCGTTCATGGGTGCGGGTCTGCTGTTCCCGAGCTACTTCATCCAGGTGCGCGGTGAGTCCACGCTGGCCGCGGGCCTGCTGCTCGCGCCGCAGGGCATCGGTGCGATGGTGACGATGCCGATCGCCGGCCGACTGGTCGACAAGATCGGTCCCGGCAAGATCGTGCTGACGGGTCTGCCGCTGATCGCACTGGGCATGTTCTCCTTCACCCAGCTGTCCTCGGACTCGCCGTACTGGCTGCTGCTCGGCTCGCTGTTCGTGCAGGGGCTCGGCATGGGCTGCACCATGATGCCGCTGATGACGGCCGCGATGGTGACGCTGAAGAACGAGATGATCGCCCGCGGTTCGACGCTGATGAACATCGTCCAGCAGACCGCCGGTTCGATCGGCACCGCGACGATGTCCGTGATCCTGACGAACCAGCTCCTCGACCGCGGTCTCACGAACGAGACGGTCATGGCGCAGCACTTCGACCAGGTGGTGGCCACTGAGCCCCCCGGCATGCCGGAACACATCCTGG
- a CDS encoding MarR family winged helix-turn-helix transcriptional regulator has translation MADVTPDEVYDALEEFIMRLLGMGESESMDTLVAMDLSFSQVRALFVLAQHGEPIAINEVAECLRMSVAAAGRNIDQLVCQELVLRREDPGDRRIKRVSLTESGRTLVSRHLEDKRDELRAFAGRLDQPDRGRLLEALQPILAGDALRARGQEFCT, from the coding sequence GTGGCAGATGTGACTCCAGATGAGGTCTACGACGCGCTCGAGGAGTTCATCATGCGTCTCCTGGGCATGGGGGAGTCCGAGTCGATGGACACCCTCGTCGCGATGGACCTGTCCTTCTCGCAGGTTCGCGCGCTCTTCGTGCTGGCGCAGCACGGGGAGCCGATCGCGATCAACGAGGTCGCCGAGTGTCTTCGGATGTCGGTGGCTGCGGCCGGTCGGAACATCGACCAGTTGGTGTGCCAGGAATTGGTACTGCGCCGTGAGGACCCCGGAGATCGCCGGATCAAACGGGTCTCGCTGACGGAGTCCGGGCGAACCCTGGTCTCCCGTCATCTCGAAGACAAGCGTGACGAGCTCCGTGCATTCGCGGGACGGTTGGATCAGCCGGATCGCGGGCGGTTGCTCGAGGCCCTTCAACCGATACTCGCAGGCGACGCCCTGCGGGCCCGAGGTCAGGAATTCTGTACATGA